The Aspergillus chevalieri M1 DNA, chromosome 5, nearly complete sequence genome includes a region encoding these proteins:
- a CDS encoding YdcF family protein (COG:S;~EggNog:ENOG410PX0K;~InterPro:IPR003848,IPR014729;~PFAM:PF02698), producing the protein MNRKHSTMTALDTAAGINALARFLADQQLNDLAAYASVDCIIICASAVLHSTEVLFRTLQECPTLTRQLVLCGGIGHSTQFLYQAVADHPQFHSLAKAITGLPEARVLERILDEFFDGAAIRTAGCQILVEDESTNCGSNAIKSRDVLERFACDPKNIILIQDPTMMLRTKASFEHAYKHVENRPRFISCPVFVPQVCPSAQGQLVYGPDSPPRLWDMQRFIDLILGEISRVRDDENGYGPNGRGFIGHIHVPAGIENAWGKLQLIFKGTRF; encoded by the coding sequence ATGAATCGAAAACACTCAACCATGACGGCTTTGGATACGGCCGCCGGTATTAACGCCCTGGCAAGATTCCTGGCCGACCAACAGCTCAACGACCTGGCAGCATACGCATCGGTTGATTGCATTATCATCTGTGCTTCGGCGGTCCTCCATAGTACAGAAGTCCTTTTTCGAACCCTGCAAGAATGTCCGACTCTTACACGACAGCTGGTCCTCTGTGGGGGTATCGGTCACTCCACTCAATTTCTTTACCAGGCTGTGGCCGACCATCCTCAATTCCATTCACTGGCAAAGGCCATCACGGGTTTGCCAGAAGCCCGGGTCTTAGAGAGAATACTCGATGAATTCTTTGATGGAGCTGCAATAAGGACCGCCGGTTGCCAGATCCTCGTGGAAGATGAATCAACGAACTGCGGTAGCAATGCAATCAAGAGTCGTGATGTCCTGGAGCGATTCGCTTGTGACCCCAAGAACATTATTCTGATTCAGGATCCAACAATGATGCTCCGGACAAAGGCATCCTTCGAACATGCCTATAAGCACGTGGAGAATCGCCCGCGTTTCATTAGCTGCCCTGTGTTTGTCCCACAAGTATGCCCATCTGCACAAGGACAGCTAGTGTATGGACCCGATTCACCTCCGCGATTATGGGACATGCAACGGTTTATTGATCTTATTCTCGGTGAAATTTCCCGAGTGAGAGATGATGAAAATGGGTATGGGCCCAATGGGCGCGGTTTCATCGGCCACATCCATGTACCTGCTGGTATTGAGAATGCATGGGGGAAACTGCAACTGATATTTAAAGGCACGAGATTCTAG
- a CDS encoding uncharacterized protein (COG:G;~EggNog:ENOG410PFT9;~InterPro:IPR002828,IPR036523;~PFAM:PF01975;~SECRETED:SignalP(1-15);~go_function: GO:0016787 - hydrolase activity [Evidence IEA]) — MQLPLLALFPLAVSAVNIVSSNDDGWAEANIRALYDSLTADGHSVLLSAPADNQSGKGSMDDAPKNRDEACEYDSCPANSGPYGHNATDSHQNWVNSYPLTSMRYGIDTFSPVTFNGAPDLAVSGPNVGSNLGVTAFFSGTVGAASYAAHKAGIPALAFSGKSGDPTAWNASSSYPLTSQVYAQLATKVTDRVLKAGTPYLPKDVWLNVNFPEVSESKCSSVEDFKFVLSRIFDPVPLVSGDDIEICGDDHLPSETDVVNTDGCYVSISVGNAESKRDANATMQGVVHGKLGNLLTCLP, encoded by the exons ATGCAGCTCCCCCTCCTGGCCCTATTTCCGCTGGCGGTCAGCGCCGTCAATATCGTCTCCTCCAACGATGACGGCTGGGCCGAGGCTAATATCCGGGCGCTGTACGATTCGTTGACGGCCGATGGACATTCGGTCCTTCTTTCTGCGCCGGCAGATAACCAAAGTGGCAAGG GGTCGATGGACGATGCCCCAAAAAATCGCGACGAAGCCTGCGAGTACGACAGCTGCCCAGCCAACAGTGGCCCATACGGACACAATGCGACCGATTCGCATCAGAACTGGGTGAACTCCTACCCGCTGACCTCGATGCGCTACGGAATCGACACCTTCTCTCCAGTCACTTTTAACGGAGCCCCCGATCTGGCCGTCTCCGGGCCCAACGTCGGCTCAAACCTGGGGGTTACCGCATTCTTCTCCGGCACTGTTGGTGCTGCGAGTTACGCTGCGCATAAGGCCGGTATCCCAGCGCTGGCATTCTCCGGCAAGAGCGGCGATCCCACCGCATGGAACGCCAGCAGCTCCTATCCGTTGACTAGCCAAGTCTATGCGCAGCTGGCGACAAAGGTGACGGACAGAGTTCTGAAGGCGGGCACTCCCTATCTCCCCAAGGATGTGTGGTTAAACGTCAACTTCCCCGAAGTCAGTGAGTCGAAGTGCTCCAGTGTGGAGGATTTCAAGTTTGTGCTTTCGCGGATCTTCGATCCAGTGCCACTGGTGTCGGGCGACGATATCGAAATCTGTGGAGATGACCATTTACCCAGCGAGACCGACGTCGTCAACACGGACGGATGCTATGTGAGTATCTCGGTGGGTAATGCGGAGAGTAAGCGTGACGCCAATGCGACTATGCAGGGAGTGGTCCATGGTAAACTGGGAAATTTGTTGACTTGTCTGCCTTGA
- a CDS encoding putative ABC multidrug transporter (COG:Q;~EggNog:ENOG410PVXX;~InterPro:IPR034001,IPR043926,IPR027417,IPR003593, IPR010929,IPR017871,IPR034003,IPR003439,IPR013525;~PFAM:PF01061,PF06422,PF00005,PF12698;~TransMembrane:12 (i413-434o454-475i487-514o526-547i559-576o660-682i1067-1085o1091-1112i1133-1158o1178-1199i1206-1227o1331-1350i);~go_component: GO:0016020 - membrane [Evidence IEA];~go_component: GO:0016021 - integral component of membrane [Evidence IEA];~go_function: GO:0005524 - ATP binding [Evidence IEA];~go_function: GO:0016887 - ATPase activity [Evidence IEA];~go_function: GO:0042626 - ATPase-coupled transmembrane transporter activity [Evidence IEA];~go_process: GO:0055085 - transmembrane transport [Evidence IEA]), with translation MNTPSSGTATPPDLEQGEKAYIQKRLTLTFQNLNVRVTAPDAALGSTILSEADPRQILDFFRRNQRPKRAILTNVTGQVKPGETMLVLGRPGSGCTSLLRVLSNDRASFDEVNGETRYGSADHNEAKRFRQQIMFNNEDDLHFPTLTVNRTMKFALRNKVPAERPEHLQQKESYVKDKRDRILDSLGISHTQKTRVGNEFIRGVSGGERKRVSLAEMMAGQSPVQFWDNPTRGLDSKTAAEFGCMLRHEADTNGKTIVATMYQAGNTVYDQFDKILVLAEGRVIYYGPRSMAQRYFEDLGFVTPKGANIADFLTSVTVLTERIVKPGWEEKVPSTPDQFEARFRETSIYRQMMDAIEPPEKLTHEIEDMKLAVSSEKRKQHLPRPQSVYTADIWEQIRICTLRQFQIMAGDKLSLCIKVVSAIIQALVCGSLFYDLKDDSSSIFLRPGVLFFPVLYFLLESLSETTASFMGRPILARQKRFGFYRPTAFCIANAITDIPVVIVQVSCFSLILYFMSALRMDAGRFFTFWIIVIVQTLSFIQLFRAIGAVCNKFGNASKISGLLSTVFFVYGGYLIPFEKMHVWFRWIFYLNPGSYAFEALMANEFVGLQLQCIEPDYIPYGSGYSDSRYRGCSVLGSNEEGIIDGAAYIRQQYSYSVHHIWRSFGILVGFWAFFIFVTALGFELRDKQGGSSVLLYKRGSQKRGSEQDCKEQQQRPKVSADALQQRAKHSTFTWNNLDYYVPFQGEKKQLLEKVFGYVKPGNLVALMGSSGAGKTTLLDVLAQRKDSGEIYGSILIDGRPQGISFQRTTGYCEQMDVHEGTSTVKEALIFSALLRQPSTVPQAEKIAYVDHIIELLELQDISDALIGVPGAGLSIEQRKRVTLGVELVAKPTLLFLDEPTSGLDGQSAYNIVRFLRKLVDGGQAVLCTIHQPSAVLFDAFDSLLLLAKGGKMAYFGETGKDSDKVLNYFAKNGAPCPPGANPAEHIVDVIQGKANAKVDWVETWSQSNERRNAMAELETLNDAGKADPNYEEDQTDFATSKLFQFRMVLERLMTQLWRSPDYMWNKIILHVFAGLFSGFTFWKIGDGTFSLQLRLFAIFNFIFVAPGCINQMQPFFLHNRDIFETREKKSKTYHWIAFIGAQAVSEIPYLIICATLYFACWYFTAGFPVESSISGHVYLQMIFYEFLYTSIGQAIAAYAPNEYFAAIMNPVLIGAGMISFCGVVVPYSQMQPFWRYWIYYLDPFTYLVGGLLGEVLWDVKVHCEPSEWVNFDAPAGQTCGEYMADFLSEQAGYLMDSNATLSCSFCQYSTGADYAKTFNLREKYYSWRDTGITALFCISSYALVFLMMKLRSKKTKSARSE, from the exons ATGAACACGCCGTCGTCCGGCACAGCGACACCTCCGGACCTAGAGCAAGGAGAGAAGGCCTATATTCAGAAGAGATTGACCCTTACTTTCCAGAATCTCAACGTTCGAGTTACGGCACCCGATGCAGCGCTGGGAAGCACGATCCTATCTGAAGCGGATCCGCGACAGATTCTGGATTTTTTCCGTCGGAACCAGCGACCTAAGCGA GCGATCCTCACAAATGTAACGGGGCAGGTTAAGCCGGGCGAAACG ATGCTTGTCCTTGGACGTCCTGGCTCCGGATGCACATCGCTTTTGCGCGTCCTCTCTAATGACCGAGCATCATTCGATGAAGTGAATGGTGAGACCCGGTACGGAAGTGCTGACCATAACGAGGCAAAGCGGTTCCGTCAGCAGATCATGTTCAACAATGAAG ATGACTTGCACTTTCCAACCCTCACGGTGAACCGCACCATGAAGTTTGCACTGCGAAATAAGGTCCCAGCAGAACGTCCCGAGCACCTCCAGCAGAAAGAGAGTTACGTCAAGGATAAAAGAGATCGAATCCTAGATTCTCTTGGTATCTCTCATACCCAGAAAACGCGAGTGGGAAACGAGTTCATCCGTGGTGTGTCTGGAGGAGAGCGTAAGCGTGTGTCTCTGGCGGAAATGATGGCCGGACAG AGCCCTGTTCAATTCTGGGATAACCCAACCAGAGGTCTCGACTCGAAGACAGCGGCCGAATTCGGATGCATGTTGCGCCATGAAGCCGATACCAATGGCAAGACTATCGTTGCCACCATGTACCAAGCCGGAAACACCGTCTACGACCAATTCGACAAGATTCTCGTTCTAGCAGAAGGCAGAGTGATTTACTATGGTCCTCGCAGTATGGCCCAGCGATATTTTGAAGATCTCGGATTCGTCACCCCCAAGGGCGCCAATATCGCCGATTTCCTCACATCTGTCACGGTACTTACGGAGCGGATTGTTAAGCCTGGATGGGAAGAGAAGGTTCCAAGTACCCCTGATCAATTTGAGGCGCGCTTCCGCGAGACTTCAATCTACAGACAGATGATGGATGCGATTGAACCGCCGGAGAAATTGACGCACGAGATCGAGGATATGAAACTGGCGGTGTCTAGCGAGAAGAGAAAGCAGCATTTGCCTCGTCCACAGAGTGTGTATACGGCCGATATCTGGGAACAGATCCGGATTTGTACCCTTAG ACAATTCCAAATAATGGCGGGAGACAAACTATCTCTCTGCATCAAGGTGGTCTCTGCAATCATCCAGGCACTCGTATGCGGCAGTCTGTTCTACGATCTGAAAGACGACAGCAGTTCCATCTTCCTGCGACCTGGTGTACTCTTCTTCCCTGTTCTCTATTTCCTCCTCGAATCCTTGTCGGAAACCACCGCCTCCTTCATGGGCCGTCCAATCCTCGCCCGTCAGAAGCGTTTTGGCTTTTATCGTCCGACAGCTTTTTGTATTGCCAACGCCATCACGGACATTCCTGTGGTGATTGTGCAGGTTTCATGCTTCTCGCTGATTCTCTACTTCATGTCAGCTTTACGGATGGATGCTGGTCGGTTCTTCACGTTCTGGATTATCGTCATTGTACAAACCCTGAGTTTCATCCAACTCTTCCGGGCCATTGGAGCTGTGTGCAACAAGTTCGGAAATGCGTCCAAAATTTCCGGATTGCTCTCAACTGTTTTCTTCGTTTATGGAG GTTACTTGATCCCCTTTGAGAAAATGCACGTCTGGTTCCGATGGATCTTCTATCTGAACCCCGGATCATATGCATTCGAGGCACTGATGGCCAACGAGTTTGTCGGCCTGCAACTCCAATGTATCGAGCCAGATTATATACCATACGGCAGTGGGTATTCCGACTCGCGATACCGGGGATGTTCTGTACTCGGGAGCAACGAAGAAGGCATCATCGACGGAGCCGCTTACATCCGTCAGCAGTACAGCTACTCTGTGCACCATATCTGGAGAAGCTTCGGAATCTTGGTCGGTTTCTGGgcgttcttcatcttcgttaCGGCGCTGGGATTCGAGCTGCGCGACAAGCAGGGTGGCTCTTCCGTGCTCTTGTACAAGCGTGGCAGCCAGAAGCGAGGATCTGAACAAGATTGCaaagagcagcagcaacGGCCAAAGGTATCCGCAGACGCTCTTCAGCAGAGAGCAAAGCATTCGACCTTCACTTGGAATAACCTCGACTACTATGTTCCATTTCAAGGGGAGAAGAAACAACTTTTGGAAAAGGTCTTCGGTTATGTCAAGCCTGGAAACCTGGTGGCTCTTATGGGAAGCTCCGGTGCCGGAAAGACAAC ACTGCTGGATGTCCTCGCGCAGAGAAAAGACAGCGGCGAGATCTATGGCTCGATTTTGATTGACGGAAGACCTCAAGGTATCAGTTTCCAAAGGACGACCGGCTACTGCGAGCAAATGGATGTCCACGAAGGTACATCGACGGTCAAGGAAGCGCTCATCTTCTCTGCTCTACTACGGCAGCCCTCGACGGTGCCACAAGCGGAGAAGATTGCTTATGTGGACCACATAATCGAGCTTCTGGAACTTCAGGATATCAGTGATGCTCTCATCGGAG TTCCTGGTGCGGGTTTGAGTATTGAGCAGCGAAAACGAGTTACTTTGGGAGTCGAGTTAGTGGCCAAACCTactctcctcttcttggaCGAACCGACTTCCGGTCTTGATGGTCAATCAGCATACAACATTGTCCGTTTCTTGAGAAAGTTGGTGGACGGAGGACAGGCTGTGCTG TGCACTATCCATCAACCTTCTGCAGTTCTGTTTGACGCGTTTGACTCTTTGCTTCTGTTAGCCAAGGGCGGGAAGATGGCATATTTCGGCGAGA ccggcAAGGATTCGGATAAGGTGCTCAACTACTTTGCCAAAAATGGAGCACCCTGTCCTCCAGGTGCCAATCCCGCGGAGCATATCGTCGACGTTATTCAAGGAAAGGCGAATGCAAAGGTCGACTGGGTGGAAACATGGAGTCAGTCAAACGAGCGTCGAAATGCGATGGCTGAATTGGAGACCCTTAACGACGCTGGCAAAGCCGATCCGAATTACGAGGAAGATCAAACCGACTTTGCGACTTCGAAACTGTTCCAGTTCAGAATGGTTCTGGAACGGTTGATGACCCAGCTATGGCGATCTCCG GACTACATGTGGAACAAAATCATCCTCCATGTCTTTGCTGGTCTCTTTAGCGGTTTCACTTTCTGGAAGATTGGAGATGGTACATTCTCGCTGCAGCTTAGGTTGTTCGCCATCTTCAACTTTATCTTCGTCGCGCCGGGGTGTATCAACCAGATGCAGCCGTTCTTCTTGCATAACCGGGACATCTTCGAAACGCGGGAGAAGAAG TCAAAAACGTATCACTGGATTGCGTTCATCGGCGCTCAGGCTGTTTCTGAAATTCCGTATCTGATCATATGCGCCACTTTATACTTCGCATGTTGGTACTTTACCGCGGGCTTCCCAGTCGAGTCCAGCATCTCGGGACATGTGTATCTGCAGATGATCT TCTATGAATTCCTGTACACCTCAATCGGTCAAGCCATCGCCGCGTATGCGCCGAACGAATACTTCGCAGCGATCATGAACCCAGTCCTGATCGGCGCAGGCATGATCAGTTTCTGTGGTGTGGTTGTCCCGTACTCGCAGATGCAGCCCTTCTGGCGATACTGGATTTACTATCTGGACCCCTTCACATACCTGGTCGGTGGTCTGTTGGGCGAAGTCCTCTGGGATGTCAAGGTGCACTGCGAACCGTCGGAGTGGGTGAACTTCGATGCTCCTGCGGGACAGACGTGCGGCGAATATATGGCCGACTTCCTCTCTGAACAGGCCGGATACCTTATGGACTCCAATGCCACTTTGTCATGCTCGTTCTGCCAGTATTCCACTGGTGCGGATTATGCCAAGACGTTCAATCTGAGGGAGAAATACTACTCATGGAGAGAT ACCGGAATCACTGCCTTGTTCTGCATCAGTTCGTATGCCTTGGTGTTCCTGATGATGAAGCTCCGAAGCAAGAAGACAAAGAGTGCCCGGTCGGAGTGA
- a CDS encoding uncharacterized protein (COG:T;~EggNog:ENOG410Q184;~InterPro:IPR004358,IPR003594,IPR003661,IPR036890, IPR036097,IPR011006,IPR001789,IPR029016,IPR005467;~PFAM:PF00512,PF02518,PF00072;~go_function: GO:0000155 - phosphorelay sensor kinase activity [Evidence IEA];~go_function: GO:0016772 - transferase activity, transferring phosphorus-containing groups [Evidence IEA];~go_process: GO:0000160 - phosphorelay signal transduction system [Evidence IEA];~go_process: GO:0007165 - signal transduction [Evidence IEA];~go_process: GO:0016310 - phosphorylation [Evidence IEA]) translates to MAFSDSTMSLHSPSSGRIRELSRLYSFTGTPLTPETQSSPGHFRNRDRSVSDTAASLTSDITLKALNQLGLYRFNCTHSFTCLTLEQRRHIIAEASNSVSYGKGRQSRDSGIDFGGDSGSGLSLNAALPASRDQSSVFDITDSTAKGECCIILDMSKDDSFKSHPHAAQWPHMRFFAEVPLYDPERYVLGTYCIMDDSPRAVFDNADIEALRGIAESIAHHLWTQHKYSRASRMMSGLSTLVQSPGDEKNEFQRRGSQAHVNVLSGGNRDEGGTSGVVPLLSPTGRLSDAQEVDSAPIPTPGEVSPCTMRPQPSEDNEATPTAPPQKQKEPETKFNLPSPLPFGEFSDSINRAKTTEDSRRASRLISVSEAPTVSQQILTLFARASSLLRECLDIEGVLFLDASRSNTRRNSCISTSMSDTSQDTTHTDTSSHPPRSPGLSSDSIWSSNVGRLCDVLGFDLDETSVKSASTPAFGFTDGLIYDIITAFPHGEIFNVHEQESQEGDGEPGFPGFSARSQLISQLRSRFPSAESILFFPLWDWNKSGWLAACLLWSRESGRFSTEELDYLKAFGNSVVSQVAQTDFTTKERAKSDFISSISHELRSPLHGVLASTELLQSTRLQPAQQDMIRMVETCGITLLDTMNYLLDFAKINNLTAVNAKGKAPDLATTFDLDSLIEEVTNSLYAGHRFPKSVDQATGRFRPGSVGSSQESVSEAKAQEKLSVVVRLEEQDAWCVRSVSGAWRRIVMNLFGNALKFTKAGFIEMTLSRSDIASDPKHVLAHLSVTDTGCGISPDFLENRIFTPFSQEDILSEGVGLGLSIVQQLVTSLGGYVEVKSEVGVGSQFDVFIPIQRPCASMSTAQVSGDKQPKKVSLVGFNPYDDLKKGPAGMLTTNVKRKLALRRSLSSIILTQPGWMVSFADSLSNASGDMAIIEEDKLREIAANGPIRTGFGHIIILGEYGTPFDSDDIIKKATVVHVTQPIGPRKILEALKKARPSPQEHVRETKPAKMSTLVHQSSMKKHPLSNVWTAKSSPSPPPPEKKASQNDLHVLIVDDNDINLKILETFMRKLGTSYESATNGQIAVDKYQQSERRFDYILMDISMPVMDGITASAKIREYEQEKSFPPSVIMAVTGVASAATQQQAFDAGINDYLVKPISLHELKRMMNIK, encoded by the exons atggctttttcggattCAACGATGAGCCTTCATTCGCCGTCATCAGGACGAATTCGGGAACTGTCGAG ACTGTACTCTTTCACCGGTACACCATTGACTCCGGAAACCCAGTCATCGCCAGGGCACTTCAGAAATCGTGATCGCAGCGTGTCCGATACAGCCGCTTCTCTTACGTCGGATATAACTTTGAAAGCTCTCAACCAGCTCGGACTTTATCGCTTCAACTGTACCCATTCCTTCACCTGCCTAACACTCGAACAACGAAGACACATTATCGCGGAGGCCAGCAACTCCGTTTCATATGGGAAGGGGCGACAGAGTCGGGATTCCGGCATTGACTTTGGCGGAGACTCGGGATCGGGGCTCTCTCTGAATGCTGCGCTGCCTGCAAGTCGGGATCAGTCCAGCGTGTTCGACATCACTGACAGTACCGCCAAGGGAGAGTGCTGTATCATTCTCGACATGAGCAAGGATGATTCTTTCAAGAGCCACCCCCATGCTGCGCAATGGCCCCATATGAGATTCTTTGCCGAAGTACCATTGTACGACCCCGAAAGATACGTCCTTGGTACATATTGTATCATGGATGATAGCCCTCGTGCCGTCTTTGATAATGCAGACATCGAGGCTTTACGCGGGATTGCGGAGTCAATTGCACATCATCTTTGGACTCAACACAAATATAGCAGGGCTTCGCGAATGATGAGCGGACTTTCGACATTGGTACAAAGCCCCGGCGATGAAAAGAACGAATTTCAACGAAGAGGTAGTCAAGCGCACGTGAATGTATTAAGTGGGGGCAACCGTGACGAAGGAGGCACGTCCGGCGTTGTACCTCTTTTATCACCGACTGGACGGTTATCTGATGCGCAAGAAGTCGACAGTGCCCCCATTCCAACACCGGGCGAAGTATCACCTTGCACTATGCGACCACAGCCTTCAGAGGATAACGAGGCAACTCCAACTGCACCTCCCCAGAAGCAGAAAGAGCCCGAAACGAAATTCAACCTACCATCACCTTTACCATTCGGGGAATTCAGCGACAGCATCAACAGGGCCAAAACTACGGAGGATAGTCGGAGAGCAAGTAGGCTGATATCGGTGTCTGAAGCGCCTACGGTTTCGCAACAGATTTTGACCTTGTTCGCTCGCGCCAGCTCGCTGCTTAGAGAATGCTTGGATATTGAAGGTGTTttgtttctggatgcttCTCGATCTAATACTCGAAG AAATTCGTGCATCAGCACAAGTATGTCGGACACAAGCCAGGACACGACGCATACCGATACTTCTTCGCATCCTCCACGATCTCCCGGTTTGTCTTCTGATAGTATATGGTCGAGTAACGTGGGAAGATTGTGCGATGTATTAGGATTCGACTTGGACGAGACGTCAGTCAAAAGTGCAAGCACCCCGGCGTTTGGATTTACAGACGGTTTGATATACGACATCATCACCGCGTTTCCCCATGGAGAAATCTTTAATGTCCATGAGCAAGAGAGCCAGGAGGGGGATGGCGAACCCGGATTCCCAGGGTTTTCTGCTCGTAGTCAGCTAATTTCGCAGCTCAGGAGTCGTTTTCCAAGCGCGGAATccattctcttctttccgCTGTGGGATTGGAACAAATCCGGATGGTTGGCTGCTTGCCTCTTGTGGTCAAGAGAAAGCGGACGTTTTAGTACTGAAGAGCTCGATTACTTGAAGGCCTTCGGTAACTCGGTCGTCTCCCAAGTTGCTCAGACTGATTTTACAACGAAGGAAAGGGCGAAATCGGACTTCATCTCGTCTATCAGTCATGAGCTTCGTTCGCCTTTGCACGGCGTTCTCGCCAGCACAGAGTTACTGCAGTCCACGCGCTTGCAGCCTGCTCAACAGGATATGATAAGGATGGTGGAGACATGTGGTATCACGCTACTCGACACTATGAACTATTT GCTTGACTTTGCGAAAATCAACAATCTGACGGCGGTCAACGCAAAAGGTAAAGCTCCGGATTTGGCTACGACTTTCGACCTCGACAGCTTGATCGAGGAAGTGACCAACTCTCTGTACGCTGGGCATCGATTTCCTAAATCTGTCGACCAGGCTACAGGTCGCTTTCGACCCGGGAGTGTCGGATCATCCCAAGAATCTGTTTCTGAAGCCAAGGCCCAAGAAAAGTTGTCAGTCGTCGTTCGCCTAGAAGAACAGGATGCGTGGTGTGTTCGGTCAGTGTCGGGCGCATGGAGACGCATTGTCATGAACCTGTTTGGCAATGCGCTCAAGTTTACCAAGGCAGGATTCATCGAGATGACCTTGTCAAGATCCGACATAGCTTCCGATCCAAAGCACGTTCTTGCTCATCTGTCAGTGACTGACACAGGGTGTGGGATTTCTCCTGATTTCCTGGAAAATAGGATCTTTACACCATTTTCGCAAGAAGACATTCTCTCGGAAGGTGTGGGCCTTGGCCTCAGCATTGTACAGCAGCTTGTGACTTCCCTCGGTGGATATGTTGAAGTCAAGAGTGAAGTCGGAGTTGGATCACAGTTCGACGTGTTTATCCCCATTCAGCGGCCCTGCGCAAGTATGTCTACAGCCCAGGTTTCCGGGGACAAACAGCCTAAGAAGGTTTCTCTTGTCGGGTTCAACCCGTACGACGACCTAAAGAAGGGTCCAGCTGGCATGTTGACAACAAATGTCAAGCGGAAACTCGCGCTCCGACGGTCTCTCAGTAGCATCATCTTAACACAGCCCGGGTGGATGGTGTCGTTTGCCGATTCCCTAAGCAATGCGTCGGGTGACATGGCGATCATAGAGGAGGACAAACTTCGAGAAATAGCCGCTAACGGGCCTATTCGCACGGGGTTTGGTCATATAATTATTCTTGGTGAATATGGAACGCCTTTTGACAGCGACGATATTATCAAGAAAGCGACCGTTGTCCATGTTACTCAGCC CATCGGACCACGGAAAATTCTTGAAGCCCTGAAGAAAGCACGACCTTCTCCACAGGAGCATGTCAGAGAAACTAAGCCCGCTAAGATGTCCACCCTGGTCCACCAGTCATCGATGAAAAAGCATCCATTGTCGAACGTCTGGACTGCGAagtcttctccttctccaccACCGCCGGAAAAGAAGGCATCCCAAAACGATCTCCATGTTTTGATAGTGGACGACAATGATATCAACCTGAAG ATATTGGAAACGTTCATGCGCAAGCTTGGGACCAGCTACGAAAGCGCTACTAACGGACAGATTGCCGTCGACAAATATCAACAGTCCGAACGTCGATTCGACTACATCTTAATGG ATATTTCCATGCCCGTAATGGACGGTATTACTGCATCCGCTAAGATCCGCGAATACGAACAAGAGAAAAGCTTTCCCCCATCCGTTATCATGGCTGTAACAGGAGTTGCGTCGGCCGCGACACAGCAGCAAGCTTTTGATGCCGGTATCAATGACTACTTGGTGAAACCGATCTCACTTCACGAACTGAAACgaatgatgaatatcaaATGA